The genomic interval CCTCGGCCGCGACCGCGGCAAGCAGACGGCGGCCAAGGCCCCGGCCCCGCAACTCCGGCTCGACGAAGAGATCGACCAACCAGAGGCCCCATCCCGGCTTGTCCGAATTGTACTGCGGATGATAGAGCGCGTAGCCGACGACCCGGGCCCGGTGCTCGGCAACCAGAAGCGAGAACCTCTGGGTGCCGTCGAAGCCGTCCCGCAGGATGCTGGCCTCGGTGAAGTTCTCCGGCAGGCCGTGTTGCAGGTTCAGCTTGTTGCCCAGCACAGCGACCGCGGCGGCGTCCGCGCGGACCGCGGGACGGATCCGGAACTCTGGCGACGAGGTCTCCATGGCGGCGCGCAGTCTACGCCCGCCGCGGCGTCCCGCAAGTCCGCCGCGCTCTCAGAGAATACGGTCGTCGCTGTGCTTCTGAAGGAAGGCCGTGTAGCGCCGGGTGATCTCGACCATGTCGAGGCTGCCGTCCGGCAGGCGGGCGACGCCGAAGCAGGTGCCGGAGAAATCCAGGCCCTTCTGGATGGCCCAAATGGCGTCGTGCTCACCCGGCGGCAGGATCTCGGCCGGATCGCCGACGGCGACCCAGCCGATCGGCACCACCGCACCTTCCGGCAGTCGGCTGTTGACGTGCAAGGTGCCGTTGATGCGGACCGCGGCCCCGGCCTCGACCCGGGCGCCGTTGAAGACGGAGCTGCGGGTTGCCAGGAAAGCCCGTTCCGCGACGCTGCAGCCGGTCAGATAGGCGCCGGGGCCGACCAGGACGTGATCGCCGATTCGGGTGGGGTGGCGCCTGCTGGCCCGAATCACGGCGTTCTCCATGATCACGCAGCTTTCGCCGATCTCAATCGGGCCGCCCTCGGCGGTGATGACGGCGCCGAAGCCGACGCAGCTGCCCGGGCCCAGGCGCACCTCGCCGCTCAGAACGGCGGTCCGGGCGACCTGGGCCGTGGCATGGACCTTCGGGGCCTTGCCCTGGTGCTCGATCAGCATGGCGAAGGCCTAGGCCGGGCTCTGCTCGGCCTCCAGGCGCAGCAGCGCCCGCTTGCGCGACAGGCCCCAACGGTAGCCGCCCAGGTGGCCGTCCTCGCGCAGGGCCCGGTGGCAGGGGATGACGATCGACACCGGGTTGGTCGCGCAGGCGCGGCCGACGGCGCGCTGTCCCTTGGGCACGCCCAGGGCCTCGGCGATCTCCGAGTAGCTCCGGGTCTCGCCGTAGGGGATGGCGCCCAGCTCCTGCCAGACCCGGCGCTGGAAGGCGGTGGCCCGAACGTCCAGGGGCAGGTCCAGGTGCGGCGCGTCGCCGGCGATGTGGGCGAGCACGACCTCCAGGGTCGGCGCCAGGGCCTCGTCGTCGCGCTCCAGAACCTCGGCCTGGGGGAACTCCGCCCGGACCTCGGCTTCCAGCTCGCCGTCGTCCTCGCCCAGGCAGAGGAAGCAGATACCCTTGACCGTGGTCGCGACCAGCAGGCGGCCCAGGGGCGAATCGACCAGGGCGTAGGTGATGCGCGCGCCCTTGCCGCCCCTGGCGTAGGAGGCCGGGGTCATGCCGAGGTGATGGGCGGCACGCTCGTAAACCCGGCTGGCCGAGCCGTAGCCGGCGCCGTAGGTGGCACTGGCGACCGACTCGCCGCTCTTGAGCTCGGCACGGAAGCGCTCGCTGCGCCGGGCGTCGGCGTAGTCGCGCGGCGAGACGCCCATGACCCGCTTGAAGACCCGTTGCAGGTGCCAGGGCGAGATCCCGGCCTGGTCGGCCAGGGCGGCCAGGGTCGTCGGCTCGCCTTCCTGGGCGTCGATGTGGGCGCAGATCGCCCGCACCAGGTCGACTTGCTGCGGCGGGGCGGTTTCGCTCCTGGCCTTGGTCATCCTCTCCGTTCCCGACATGACTCCATCTCCTTCAAGTCTGACAGGGCCCGAGGATGCGCGAAAGGATCCCCGCCAGCTATCCGGAGTTTGCACCGGCGGCCAGCCGCTGCAATGCCTTGGAACCAGGACTTTTTTGCTCAAACCGAGCGAGTGATTCCGCCATCGACCCGAAGGTTCTGGCCGGTGATGTAGCCGGCGTCGTCGGAGAGCAGGAAGGCCGCGGTCTTGGCGATCTCGGCGACCGTGCCGTAGCGCTCCATGGGGATCCGGCTGCGGAAGATCTCCTTCTCCGGCAGGCTGTCGATGAAGCCGGGCAGGATGTTGTTCATGCGGATGCCGGCGGGGCCGTAGCGGTCGGCGTAGAGCTTGGTGAAGGCCGCCAGGCTGGCGCGGAAGGCGCCCGAAGTCGGGAAGAAGGACTCCGGCTCGAAGGTCGCATAGGTCGAGATGTTGACGATCGCGCCCTTGCCCTGCTGTTCCATCGTCGGGGTCACGAGGCGGCAGATCCGCACCACGTTGAGGAAATAGGTCTCCATGCCCAGCTGCCAGTCGGCGTCGCTGATCTCCAGCAGCTCGCCCTTGGGCCCATGCCCGGCGCTGTTGGCGACCGCGTCGATGCGGCCATAGCGCTCCAGGGTCGCCGTCACCAGGCGCTCCAGGTCCGCCGGCTCCAGGTTGGAGCCGGTGATCCCGATGCCGCCCAGCCGCTCGGCCAGGGCCTCGCCTTTGCCCGAGGACGACAGGACCGCCAGGCGATAGCCTTGTGCGGCCAGTTCCTCGGCGATGGCGGCGCCCATGCCGCTGCCGGCGGCGGTGACGATGGCGACGGGTCCTTCGGTCATGATCCTGCCTTCCGGTTTGCTTCTTGTTTGCTCGAAAGCCAGCACCAGAAACCGGGACAGGTCAAGCGGGCCCGGTCGAA from Kiloniellales bacterium carries:
- a CDS encoding SDR family oxidoreductase; translated protein: MTEGPVAIVTAAGSGMGAAIAEELAAQGYRLAVLSSSGKGEALAERLGGIGITGSNLEPADLERLVTATLERYGRIDAVANSAGHGPKGELLEISDADWQLGMETYFLNVVRICRLVTPTMEQQGKGAIVNISTYATFEPESFFPTSGAFRASLAAFTKLYADRYGPAGIRMNNILPGFIDSLPEKEIFRSRIPMERYGTVAEIAKTAAFLLSDDAGYITGQNLRVDGGITRSV
- a CDS encoding gamma carbonic anhydrase family protein; the protein is MLIEHQGKAPKVHATAQVARTAVLSGEVRLGPGSCVGFGAVITAEGGPIEIGESCVIMENAVIRASRRHPTRIGDHVLVGPGAYLTGCSVAERAFLATRSSVFNGARVEAGAAVRINGTLHVNSRLPEGAVVPIGWVAVGDPAEILPPGEHDAIWAIQKGLDFSGTCFGVARLPDGSLDMVEITRRYTAFLQKHSDDRIL
- a CDS encoding methylated-DNA--[protein]-cysteine S-methyltransferase, with translation MSGTERMTKARSETAPPQQVDLVRAICAHIDAQEGEPTTLAALADQAGISPWHLQRVFKRVMGVSPRDYADARRSERFRAELKSGESVASATYGAGYGSASRVYERAAHHLGMTPASYARGGKGARITYALVDSPLGRLLVATTVKGICFLCLGEDDGELEAEVRAEFPQAEVLERDDEALAPTLEVVLAHIAGDAPHLDLPLDVRATAFQRRVWQELGAIPYGETRSYSEIAEALGVPKGQRAVGRACATNPVSIVIPCHRALREDGHLGGYRWGLSRKRALLRLEAEQSPA
- a CDS encoding GNAT family N-acetyltransferase, encoding METSSPEFRIRPAVRADAAAVAVLGNKLNLQHGLPENFTEASILRDGFDGTQRFSLLVAEHRARVVGYALYHPQYNSDKPGWGLWLVDLFVEPELRGRGLGRRLLAAVAAEAVATGAVSLWWGVVSANRNARDFYAALGARDEDARILELDGTALAALAGQAEPEG